One stretch of Lottiidibacillus patelloidae DNA includes these proteins:
- a CDS encoding UvrD-helicase domain-containing protein, whose translation MTQVAIHKDFLKAIYNIPRSQQKKVMEFTEKFRRDPTQASINYEPIHDMKDSKVRTVRIGLDYRAIIIHPQKGDVYLLVWVDHHDEAMRWAKNKVFEINENTGAIQVLDIEYINERKVKDVGENQDNGYYLFDKYSDKQLKKIGVPALLFPSIRNLKTEHEIDEISKHLPEEAYEGLLSLAAGFSFDQTMQELEYAFDSHLIDTDDFEKALEHPDTKRRFATLSSTEELMDILDAPLEKWRVFLHPSQKKLVTGEYKGSTRVLGGAGTGKTVVAMHRAKFLAEKMCNNSSDKILFLTFTSNLAKVIDNHLDSIVKGETRNNIEVTTVHSWSKRLLNRYRIYFNTVNEDNIEMAWREAYTSEELGFDLSFYKEEWEEVVQQHGINNVNDYLRIPRVGRGTRVSRLQRSQIWKVLEHYRNYLDQHQIKEWIDVVRDARKVIEQTNSIFPYKAIIVDEAQDLHQEDYKLMRMIVPEGDNDLFIVGDAHQRIYKNKVVLSHCGINIRGIRSKKLRINYRTTEEIRRWAVSILNGEEFDDLDGELDNQNGYKSLLYGSVPEVRHFNSKEEELNFINDFINTAILEGVELSNICIVTRSKKLLQQVYEPMLKNDNIPFIYLNPNENAYGEGIRLGTIHRVKGLEFSHLIISSVNDGIVPPISILKRTNDEISKNNTLLREKSLLYVAATRARDYLLVTSYNKQSELLVNLKKII comes from the coding sequence GTGACACAAGTTGCAATTCATAAAGATTTCTTGAAGGCTATTTATAACATTCCAAGGAGTCAACAAAAAAAGGTAATGGAATTTACAGAGAAATTTAGAAGAGACCCAACTCAAGCAAGTATTAACTATGAACCTATTCATGACATGAAAGATAGTAAAGTAAGGACAGTAAGAATAGGACTTGATTATCGAGCGATAATTATTCACCCGCAAAAAGGGGACGTTTATTTGCTAGTGTGGGTGGATCATCACGATGAGGCAATGAGATGGGCTAAAAATAAGGTGTTCGAAATCAATGAAAATACAGGTGCTATCCAAGTTTTAGATATAGAGTACATTAACGAAAGGAAAGTTAAAGATGTGGGAGAGAACCAGGATAATGGTTACTATTTATTTGATAAATACTCTGACAAACAACTTAAAAAGATTGGTGTCCCCGCTCTTTTGTTTCCTTCAATTCGAAATCTAAAAACAGAGCATGAAATTGATGAAATAAGTAAACATTTACCGGAGGAAGCTTACGAAGGGTTATTATCTTTAGCTGCTGGTTTTTCATTTGACCAAACTATGCAAGAGTTGGAATATGCATTTGATAGTCATCTAATTGATACTGATGACTTTGAAAAAGCTCTTGAGCATCCTGATACCAAACGTCGATTTGCAACACTTTCCTCAACAGAAGAGTTAATGGACATATTAGATGCGCCATTGGAAAAATGGCGTGTGTTTCTACATCCAAGTCAAAAGAAATTAGTGACTGGAGAGTACAAGGGATCAACACGAGTACTAGGAGGAGCGGGAACTGGGAAAACGGTAGTTGCTATGCACCGGGCAAAGTTTCTTGCTGAAAAGATGTGTAATAACTCGTCTGACAAAATACTTTTTTTAACTTTTACTAGTAACCTTGCAAAGGTAATTGATAATCACCTTGATTCCATAGTAAAAGGGGAAACGAGAAATAATATTGAGGTCACTACAGTTCATAGTTGGTCTAAAAGACTATTAAATCGGTATAGGATCTATTTTAATACTGTAAATGAAGACAATATAGAGATGGCTTGGAGAGAGGCTTACACATCTGAAGAACTAGGTTTTGATCTTTCCTTTTATAAAGAAGAATGGGAAGAAGTCGTTCAGCAACATGGTATTAATAACGTGAATGATTATTTACGTATCCCTAGAGTTGGTCGTGGAACTAGAGTTTCTAGATTACAACGTTCTCAAATATGGAAAGTATTAGAACATTATAGAAACTATCTGGATCAGCATCAAATTAAGGAATGGATAGATGTCGTAAGGGATGCTCGCAAAGTGATTGAACAAACAAATAGTATCTTCCCTTATAAAGCTATCATTGTAGATGAGGCTCAGGATCTCCATCAAGAAGACTATAAATTAATGCGAATGATAGTACCAGAAGGAGACAATGATTTATTTATAGTAGGAGATGCTCATCAAAGAATTTATAAAAATAAAGTAGTACTAAGTCATTGTGGAATAAATATAAGAGGTATACGTTCCAAAAAACTAAGAATTAATTATCGTACAACAGAAGAAATTAGAAGATGGGCAGTGTCCATATTAAATGGTGAAGAATTTGATGACTTAGATGGGGAATTAGATAATCAGAATGGATATAAATCTCTTTTATATGGTTCAGTTCCTGAAGTTAGACACTTTAATAGCAAAGAAGAAGAGCTTAATTTTATAAATGACTTTATAAACACAGCTATCTTAGAAGGTGTAGAACTTTCAAATATTTGCATAGTAACTCGTTCTAAGAAGTTATTACAACAGGTATATGAACCTATGTTAAAGAATGATAATATTCCATTTATATATTTAAACCCTAATGAAAATGCATATGGTGAGGGTATACGACTTGGTACAATTCATCGTGTAAAAGGCCTAGAATTTTCTCATCTGATTATATCATCAGTAAATGATGGAATAGTGCCACCAATAAGTATTTTAAAGCGAACAAATGATGAGATTTCTAAAAATAATACTTTGCTTAGAGAAAAATCATTATTGTATGTAGCTGCTACGCGTGCTCGGGACTATTTGTTGGTTACTTCTTATAATAAGCAAAGTGAGTTATTAGTGAATTTAAAAAAGATAATATAA
- a CDS encoding DarT ssDNA thymidine ADP-ribosyltransferase family protein, with amino-acid sequence MYKVGERIEHIRFGPGEIIEVSGDKTCISIIFTKGFGYKKFRLKEANKYIIRLSEFCIFDEETNDWYNLHGYNEDGYDKYGYDQLGYDSNGFNRDKLHKVTKTHFNQDGYNYRGYKQDGFNQKGIHKETNTIYNLNGYDVNGVHASEELVKVINQKVSPKCELKFDGFYHMTHFDNAASILKDGKIFSRSRQSMKVDMNKKLDITNRVISYTHANIQDHVRMYFRPKTPTFWYFENFSEIVLLKFSSSLLTLPRAKVSIGNAGNSSSVICDITKSTLNHINFNSLFLSSEVQNKEEMNLRHTELLIPEELELSHLDSIIFRSNKDLLAFKNKFGHHKGVLYQVNKAKFFYKET; translated from the coding sequence TTGTATAAAGTAGGAGAAAGAATTGAGCATATACGCTTTGGACCTGGGGAAATAATAGAAGTTAGTGGAGACAAAACCTGTATTTCAATTATCTTTACAAAAGGTTTTGGATACAAGAAATTTAGGCTAAAAGAGGCTAATAAATATATTATTAGATTGTCAGAGTTTTGTATTTTTGATGAGGAGACTAATGATTGGTATAACCTACATGGATATAATGAAGATGGCTATGATAAATATGGATATGACCAACTAGGGTATGATAGTAATGGTTTTAACAGAGATAAATTGCATAAGGTTACTAAAACTCATTTCAATCAAGATGGTTATAATTATAGAGGCTATAAACAAGATGGTTTTAATCAAAAAGGAATACATAAAGAAACAAACACCATTTATAATTTAAATGGTTATGATGTTAATGGTGTACATGCTAGTGAAGAGTTAGTAAAAGTAATTAATCAAAAGGTTTCTCCAAAATGTGAACTTAAATTTGATGGATTTTATCATATGACTCATTTTGATAATGCAGCCTCTATATTAAAAGATGGTAAGATTTTTTCTAGAAGTAGACAGAGTATGAAAGTTGATATGAACAAAAAGTTGGATATTACTAATAGAGTAATAAGTTATACCCATGCAAATATTCAAGATCATGTAAGAATGTATTTTAGACCTAAGACACCTACTTTCTGGTATTTTGAAAATTTTTCAGAGATAGTCCTTCTTAAGTTTAGCTCAAGTCTCTTAACATTGCCAAGAGCTAAAGTTTCAATAGGAAATGCAGGTAATTCATCAAGTGTAATTTGTGATATAACTAAATCCACTCTAAATCATATTAACTTTAATAGTTTATTCTTGTCATCTGAGGTTCAAAATAAGGAAGAAATGAACTTAAGACATACGGAGTTATTAATACCAGAGGAACTGGAACTATCGCACTTGGATAGTATTATCTTTAGAAGCAATAAAGATCTATTAGCGTTTAAAAATAAATTTGGTCATCATAAAGGTGTATTATATCAGGTAAATAAAGCGAAGTTTTTTTACAAGGAGACATAA
- a CDS encoding macro domain-containing protein, translating to MAYEYYDGSVFECAETNPVDMIVNTVNCKGFMGAGLALEFKLRYPEMFEDYKEKCSDGLIKVGNLDIYENEEIKILNFPTKDDWKRPSNINWIKMGLLYFYNNYKKFGIHTIAFPKLGTKNGGLDWEEVKDLMERCFANLDELTVYICLDNSTPKGTEGKMLSILNNLTDKELNELGLRANAIENLKNNLPMKRFFQLSKIKGLGTKSYKKLHAYCYKKVTDTDNGDEAFKQLSIFESE from the coding sequence ATGGCTTACGAATACTACGACGGCAGTGTTTTTGAATGTGCAGAAACCAATCCAGTAGATATGATTGTTAATACAGTAAACTGTAAAGGGTTTATGGGAGCAGGTTTAGCACTTGAATTTAAGTTAAGATATCCAGAAATGTTTGAAGATTACAAAGAAAAGTGTTCCGACGGACTAATAAAAGTAGGCAATTTGGACATTTATGAGAATGAAGAGATAAAAATTTTAAATTTCCCTACCAAGGATGATTGGAAGAGGCCGTCTAATATAAACTGGATAAAAATGGGTTTGTTATATTTCTATAATAATTATAAAAAATTTGGGATTCATACAATTGCATTTCCAAAATTAGGTACAAAAAATGGTGGTTTGGACTGGGAAGAAGTTAAAGATTTAATGGAGCGTTGTTTTGCCAACTTGGATGAATTAACTGTATATATTTGTCTTGATAATAGTACGCCTAAAGGTACAGAAGGTAAGATGCTGTCAATATTAAACAATTTAACAGATAAAGAACTGAATGAATTAGGGTTAAGAGCTAATGCAATTGAAAATCTTAAAAATAACTTACCTATGAAAAGATTTTTTCAACTATCTAAGATTAAGGGTTTAGGTACTAAGAGTTACAAGAAATTGCATGCTTATTGTTATAAAAAAGTAACGGACACTGATAATGGAGATGAAGCATTTAAGCAACTATCGATTTTTGAAAGTGAATGA
- a CDS encoding serine hydrolase: MFRYYFLLELDRRLVDYLPYFQTKNKALSDKITVRQLLSHTTGFPHEIGIANLVTPNKNELPNFKEWQENRDYLWAFLFRTNFIYYSLF, from the coding sequence ATCTTCCGTTATTATTTTTTACTCGAATTAGATCGCCGACTAGTAGATTACTTGCCATACTTTCAAACGAAGAATAAAGCGTTAAGCGACAAAATAACCGTGCGACAGCTTCTTTCTCATACTACAGGCTTTCCACACGAAATAGGAATTGCGAATCTAGTCACACCAAATAAAAATGAGCTTCCTAATTTTAAAGAGTGGCAGGAAAACCGTGATTATTTATGGGCTTTCCTTTTTAGAACTAATTTTATCTACTACTCTCTGTTTTAA
- a CDS encoding carbon-nitrogen hydrolase family protein, with protein MKLRVSAVQYHLHTIHSFEEFAQQVTHYIKTAQEFEADFVLFPEFFTTQLLSIEKTPGERLTIADLPDFTKQYRDLFINLATETNMHIIGGTHVIRKGGKLLNVAHLFYPDGRVTEQAKLHLTPTEVSEWNMAPGDGIEVFKTDKGTIAMITCYDIEFPEIVRMAKAKGADVIFCPSCTDDRHGFYRVRYTSHARAVENQVYVVNAGTVGSLPTVDFMRANVGQGAVITPNDIPFPPRGIMVEGELNNDMVVTADLDLELLYKVRESGSVTTWRDRRTDLYPDWEADKKIPVV; from the coding sequence ATGAAACTAAGAGTATCAGCTGTGCAATATCATCTCCATACGATACATTCCTTTGAAGAATTTGCACAACAAGTCACACATTATATAAAAACAGCGCAAGAATTTGAGGCAGATTTTGTATTATTTCCTGAGTTCTTTACAACGCAGTTACTTTCAATAGAAAAAACACCAGGAGAGCGATTAACAATTGCTGATTTGCCCGATTTTACAAAGCAGTACAGGGACTTATTTATAAATCTAGCAACCGAAACAAACATGCACATCATCGGTGGCACTCACGTAATTCGTAAAGGTGGCAAGTTATTAAACGTTGCACATTTATTTTATCCAGATGGCAGAGTTACAGAACAGGCGAAACTGCACCTTACACCAACGGAAGTAAGCGAATGGAATATGGCACCTGGTGATGGAATAGAAGTGTTTAAAACGGATAAAGGAACTATTGCGATGATCACTTGTTATGATATCGAGTTTCCTGAGATTGTAAGAATGGCAAAAGCGAAAGGTGCTGATGTCATCTTCTGTCCATCGTGTACCGATGATCGTCACGGTTTTTACCGAGTTCGCTATACAAGCCATGCGAGAGCAGTGGAAAATCAAGTGTATGTCGTAAACGCTGGAACAGTAGGGTCACTTCCAACTGTTGATTTTATGAGAGCGAATGTTGGCCAAGGCGCTGTCATCACTCCAAACGATATTCCATTCCCACCGCGCGGTATTATGGTCGAAGGAGAATTGAACAATGACATGGTCGTAACAGCAGATCTTGATTTAGAGCTTTTATATAAAGTTCGTGAAAGTGGTTCTGTTACAACATGGCGTGATCGACGGACTGACCTTTATCCAGATTGGGAAGCAGATAAGAAAATTCCAGTTGTTTAA
- a CDS encoding GNAT family N-acetyltransferase yields MYRKELYVFNGNQPTPAVVRNYEEKDFSELINVQHECFPPPFPSELLWNREQLTNHVTLFPEGALCMEINGEIVGSMTGLLVQYDPENSDHTWEEITDSGYIKNHNPNGNALYVVDISVRPAYRKLGIGKVLMHSMYDVVVNKGLERLLGGGRMPGYHVKKDEMTAQQYLEAVVKGELKDPVITFLLRCGRTPVTVVADYLEDEESCNYGALMEWKNPFK; encoded by the coding sequence ATGTATCGAAAAGAGCTTTATGTTTTTAATGGAAATCAGCCTACTCCAGCAGTCGTGCGAAACTATGAAGAAAAAGATTTTTCCGAATTAATAAACGTACAACATGAATGTTTTCCGCCTCCCTTTCCTTCTGAATTATTGTGGAATCGAGAGCAGCTGACAAATCATGTGACATTATTTCCAGAAGGTGCATTATGCATGGAGATTAATGGAGAAATTGTCGGTTCGATGACTGGTTTATTAGTGCAATACGATCCAGAGAATTCAGACCATACGTGGGAAGAAATAACGGATAGTGGATATATTAAAAATCATAACCCAAATGGAAATGCTCTCTATGTTGTTGATATTAGTGTTCGACCAGCTTACCGAAAATTAGGAATCGGAAAAGTATTAATGCATTCTATGTATGATGTTGTTGTTAATAAGGGATTAGAGCGTTTACTTGGTGGTGGGAGAATGCCAGGCTACCATGTAAAAAAGGATGAAATGACAGCGCAACAATATCTTGAAGCAGTAGTAAAAGGAGAATTGAAGGACCCCGTTATTACCTTCTTGCTTCGCTGTGGTCGTACACCAGTTACGGTTGTAGCTGATTATTTAGAGGATGAAGAGTCTTGTAATTATGGTGCTTTAATGGAATGGAAAAATCCGTTTAAGTAA
- a CDS encoding GGDEF domain-containing protein gives MNLLLDIKTICIALVIGHLFTLVLISAYWQQYEKKTTLKFFFYAKFLQAISWFLIMLRGEIPDLLSISLANTFLFVGTTLEGISLLMLRRLFTSTLKKLYIYLTIINIVGFQLIIFLDNSENLRLAFGSLSPAVILAIPAYQFITNNKASLLMKIMGYLYLLVILTLGYRGITALISNDTIELLAQGFSQTTSFLAVFLVMIVSNTGFILLLKENADKELVRMASYDDLTNVLNRRTFITRGQQSIMKCVNNNNPISFILFDIDHFKKINDKNGHSIGDKVLIDIVDRINGHLSSNHLFGRYGGDEFAILLPGMGESESTNFAENIKQDIEQANTDGVQLSYTVSLGVLTVTPNKTLNLDELYISCDKALYLAKENGRNCVYRVS, from the coding sequence ATGAATTTACTTTTAGATATAAAAACCATCTGTATTGCTCTTGTAATTGGGCATCTATTTACACTCGTCCTAATAAGTGCGTATTGGCAGCAGTATGAGAAAAAAACTACATTAAAGTTCTTCTTTTATGCAAAGTTTCTTCAAGCAATTAGTTGGTTTTTAATTATGTTGCGTGGTGAAATTCCTGATTTGTTATCTATTTCCTTAGCGAACACATTTTTATTTGTCGGAACTACCCTAGAAGGTATTTCTCTCTTAATGCTACGTAGATTATTTACTAGCACTCTAAAAAAGCTATATATATATTTAACGATTATTAACATCGTTGGTTTTCAGTTGATAATATTCTTAGATAACAGTGAAAACTTAAGGTTAGCTTTTGGATCTTTATCCCCTGCAGTTATTTTAGCGATTCCTGCTTATCAATTTATTACTAACAATAAAGCATCATTGTTAATGAAGATAATGGGATATCTCTACTTGCTTGTGATACTAACTTTAGGTTATAGAGGGATAACTGCATTAATATCGAATGATACAATTGAACTTCTTGCGCAAGGATTTAGCCAAACAACTTCTTTTTTAGCTGTTTTTCTAGTTATGATTGTTAGTAATACGGGGTTCATCTTACTGTTAAAAGAAAATGCAGACAAAGAATTGGTTAGGATGGCAAGTTATGATGATTTAACTAACGTATTAAATCGTAGGACGTTTATTACTCGAGGTCAGCAAAGCATAATGAAATGTGTTAACAATAATAATCCGATATCTTTTATCCTTTTTGATATTGACCATTTTAAGAAAATTAATGATAAAAATGGGCATAGCATAGGAGATAAGGTGTTAATTGACATAGTAGATCGGATTAATGGACATCTTTCATCAAACCATTTGTTTGGTAGGTATGGTGGAGACGAGTTTGCCATTCTACTTCCTGGAATGGGAGAGTCGGAATCTACTAATTTTGCAGAAAATATTAAACAAGACATAGAGCAAGCAAATACTGATGGAGTACAATTGTCTTATACGGTTAGTTTAGGTGTACTTACAGTAACGCCGAATAAAACTCTAAATTTAGATGAGCTATACATATCGTGCGATAAAGCACTTTATTTAGCGAAAGAGAACGGTAGAAATTGTGTTTATCGAGTTTCTTAA
- a CDS encoding serine hydrolase domain-containing protein has product MIKQSDKKIMQFESFMEELLKEEKLIGASVAFVYHNEIFYSNGFGYANLTTKQKMTADTIMSIQSVSKSFAAVSIMQLVEKGLIELDRPLVDYLPYFQTTDKALSDKITVRQLLSHTAGFPHEIGIANLVTPNKNELPNFKEWQEKLGISDETLASIQSFEDITKYFKNVTLDYSPGESWMYCTDAYAIVGDLFEKVSGLSWYDHMQENVFEKIGMTRTTLKPDIAENDQDSSRYYIKNDEGMLETPFPMNRIAAPAGFIYSTANDMATYLAANMDEDGLVLKKYSLKEMQKPYPNVEIPSPPNAEVKDIGYGLGWGQIKYKGLDIISHGGGYPGIRAWVAMIPEQKFGVVVLTNVDHANPQEIALKGIDLIL; this is encoded by the coding sequence ATGATCAAACAATCCGATAAAAAAATTATGCAATTTGAATCTTTCATGGAAGAGCTCCTTAAGGAAGAAAAACTAATTGGCGCATCTGTTGCCTTTGTCTATCATAATGAGATTTTTTATTCCAATGGATTTGGCTACGCAAATCTAACAACAAAACAGAAAATGACCGCTGACACGATTATGAGCATCCAAAGTGTGTCCAAAAGCTTTGCCGCAGTATCGATTATGCAATTAGTAGAAAAAGGCTTAATCGAGTTAGACCGACCATTAGTAGATTACTTGCCATACTTTCAAACGACCGATAAAGCGTTAAGCGATAAAATAACAGTACGCCAGCTTCTTTCTCATACTGCAGGCTTTCCACACGAAATAGGAATTGCGAATCTAGTCACTCCAAATAAAAATGAGCTTCCTAATTTTAAAGAGTGGCAGGAAAAGTTAGGCATAAGTGATGAAACACTCGCTAGTATTCAATCATTTGAAGATATTACGAAGTACTTTAAAAATGTAACGTTAGACTATTCACCAGGTGAAAGTTGGATGTACTGCACAGATGCGTATGCCATCGTTGGGGATTTGTTTGAAAAAGTGAGCGGTCTTTCTTGGTATGATCATATGCAGGAGAACGTCTTTGAAAAAATAGGCATGACGCGCACAACTTTAAAACCTGACATCGCGGAAAATGATCAGGATAGTAGTCGATATTACATCAAAAATGATGAAGGGATGTTAGAAACTCCTTTTCCGATGAACAGAATCGCTGCACCAGCTGGATTTATTTATTCTACAGCCAATGATATGGCGACTTATTTGGCAGCCAATATGGATGAAGATGGTTTAGTGTTAAAGAAGTATAGCTTAAAAGAGATGCAAAAACCATACCCAAATGTTGAAATTCCTTCCCCACCAAATGCAGAAGTGAAAGACATTGGCTATGGGCTTGGCTGGGGGCAAATTAAATATAAAGGGCTAGATATCATTTCACACGGTGGCGGATACCCTGGGATTAGAGCATGGGTAGCAATGATTCCAGAGCAAAAGTTTGGAGTCGTCGTCCTTACTAACGTTGACCACGCAAACCCACAAGAAATCGCATTAAAGGGGATTGATTTGATTTTGTAG
- a CDS encoding helix-turn-helix domain-containing protein, with product MLQTKLIGPYICRLRKARDMTQVELADHVHVSHQAVSKWERGDSLPDIATLVELSKLFHVSIDKLLSGGRDDIAKQNIGAVVEKIAADEPREAAKVLNEGKSNVSQLVSLAPIMKTSMLEKVTEEVDVNSFTMQHLVELAPFLAQHTIQAIFEKLENRIVIWQDINSLAPFIDENMLANLIEQTETPPTLDDLISSAPFLHHQLNDLMKQIDLTHISWTHIGSLAPFLSQDVLDFLIDRSSLETVTLEKLASIAPFLQQDKLVSLLHHVEDDKLTPAALSSLAPFLPEDIVNQLVEKILD from the coding sequence ATGCTACAGACGAAATTAATTGGACCTTATATATGTAGGTTAAGAAAAGCACGCGACATGACGCAAGTTGAATTAGCAGATCACGTACATGTCAGCCACCAAGCTGTTTCAAAATGGGAACGCGGTGACTCGCTGCCAGACATAGCTACACTTGTTGAGCTTAGCAAACTATTCCATGTTTCGATAGATAAACTATTAAGTGGCGGAAGAGATGATATTGCGAAGCAGAATATTGGAGCGGTTGTTGAAAAAATCGCTGCAGACGAACCTAGAGAAGCAGCTAAAGTTTTAAATGAGGGAAAAAGTAATGTAAGTCAATTAGTGTCACTCGCTCCAATTATGAAAACTAGCATGCTTGAAAAAGTGACAGAGGAAGTCGATGTTAACTCTTTTACAATGCAACACTTAGTTGAACTTGCCCCTTTCTTAGCTCAGCACACGATACAAGCCATCTTTGAAAAACTAGAAAATAGAATAGTAATTTGGCAGGATATCAATTCCTTAGCCCCTTTTATTGATGAAAATATGTTAGCGAACTTAATCGAACAGACAGAAACACCACCAACACTAGATGACCTCATCAGTTCTGCTCCATTTCTCCACCACCAGTTAAACGATTTAATGAAACAAATTGATCTTACACATATTTCGTGGACGCATATCGGCTCATTGGCACCGTTTTTGTCACAAGATGTTTTAGATTTTCTAATTGATAGAAGTAGCTTAGAAACAGTAACACTTGAAAAATTAGCAAGCATAGCACCGTTTTTACAACAAGATAAATTAGTCTCCCTATTACATCATGTAGAGGATGACAAACTAACACCAGCAGCACTGTCATCACTTGCACCTTTTTTACCTGAAGACATCGTCAATCAATTAGTAGAAAAAATATTGGACTGA
- a CDS encoding DUF4230 domain-containing protein, translating to MSANREITEEKDEKITQLERQLIELKEAQQQIAATIAVEQSARSFSPLKGIFNLFLKVRKIKLILVMLVFLVITSVGYWIIAGNTFKQESVRFVEHVQELSTLATAQAYTKAVIHEEDYKNLWSINLPGTKRELLLIVPATVLAGVDLQGITSEDMVINEETKEIDITLPHAVLIQEPSLQMDKVQTYVNGGIFRGDIKWDEGFDLAAKAQEQSRQDAISGGLLDNAEKNAEKALKEFFKNIGYKVNITFN from the coding sequence ATGAGTGCTAATCGAGAAATTACAGAAGAAAAAGACGAAAAAATTACACAGCTAGAAAGACAATTAATAGAATTAAAAGAAGCGCAACAGCAAATTGCTGCAACTATTGCAGTAGAACAAAGCGCAAGATCGTTTTCTCCACTAAAAGGAATATTTAATCTCTTCTTAAAAGTCCGTAAAATAAAACTTATTTTGGTCATGCTTGTTTTTTTAGTCATCACTTCAGTAGGATATTGGATAATTGCCGGCAATACCTTCAAACAAGAGTCTGTCAGGTTCGTTGAACATGTGCAAGAGCTATCGACATTGGCAACAGCTCAAGCTTATACGAAAGCGGTTATACATGAAGAAGATTATAAGAATTTATGGAGCATAAATCTCCCTGGAACAAAGCGGGAACTGCTATTGATTGTACCTGCGACTGTTCTTGCTGGAGTTGATTTGCAAGGTATTACTTCAGAGGACATGGTTATAAATGAAGAAACAAAAGAAATAGATATTACCCTTCCTCATGCAGTACTAATTCAGGAACCATCGTTACAAATGGATAAAGTACAAACCTATGTTAATGGTGGGATTTTCCGTGGTGATATTAAATGGGATGAGGGGTTTGACTTGGCAGCTAAGGCACAAGAGCAAAGTCGTCAAGATGCTATCTCTGGTGGTTTACTAGATAATGCAGAAAAAAATGCAGAAAAAGCGTTAAAGGAATTTTTTAAGAACATTGGATATAAGGTAAATATCACGTTTAACTAG
- a CDS encoding YkvA family protein: MLNNLVKNKLLKKKPEHDELSVSNIEIEEELVTELKDEAEKLNAEDINQHEEHFSEEKFWTKVQKFSKRAGTSVVYAVLLLYYTLQKPDVPLKVKATIAGALGYFILPLDLIPDFAVGVGYADDLSVVIFALVQVVLYMDDEIKMQAKNKLKDLFGENVDTTEIDSKLG; the protein is encoded by the coding sequence ATGTTAAATAATCTAGTAAAGAATAAACTTTTAAAGAAGAAACCAGAACATGACGAGTTATCCGTATCTAATATTGAAATTGAAGAAGAACTAGTTACTGAGTTAAAAGATGAAGCAGAAAAACTAAATGCTGAAGATATAAACCAACATGAAGAACATTTTTCAGAGGAAAAGTTTTGGACGAAGGTTCAAAAATTCTCTAAAAGAGCTGGCACTTCTGTGGTGTACGCAGTTCTATTACTTTATTACACGCTTCAAAAGCCAGATGTACCATTAAAAGTTAAAGCGACCATTGCTGGGGCTTTAGGTTATTTTATTTTACCTCTAGACCTTATTCCTGACTTTGCAGTAGGTGTAGGATATGCTGACGACTTAAGTGTTGTAATATTCGCTTTAGTTCAAGTGGTATTATATATGGATGATGAAATAAAAATGCAAGCCAAAAATAAACTGAAAGACCTATTTGGTGAGAATGTAGATACAACTGAGATTGATAGTAAACTAGGTTAA